One Pseudochaenichthys georgianus chromosome 4, fPseGeo1.2, whole genome shotgun sequence DNA window includes the following coding sequences:
- the LOC117445018 gene encoding uncharacterized protein yields MSCPERSREEEYEEGDEDEIQEVQITGEEEDEESDRDGVELEWESGDTVLLDSSGSSAEIQAVVMRSMDRGEDEGEADPFSSSMPAGLEAHLEGDIQRTERNRLSENTRLATRYAVRIFREYLSEKAQSPDFETLDKESLCAVLRSFYAGARSKSGQLYSKSSLISIRSSLNRYLNEPPYCRTLDLTKDPELRSANLTLAAVIRRLEEQGAGPVVQKQAITRSDLRKLYDSSVFNTDTPFGLLNKVWFETCMYFCTRGRENQRELEEDSFGLAVDEDGRKFVYFKALGPYHKSRSAAWTRKRPDSDEDTLPRMYETGSEQCPYASFVRYVSKRNPLCRAYFQRPRDHCCASDMTWYENKAIGKNLLGTRMQMMSRAAKLSKTYTNHCIGAVSIATLNSIVGATSSRPTTTLYVASETVNGHAQSDIQLVIPYLRLVTDCEDVKPLSGAGATINTSNTMDRVREEDSGAPHAKRLCVRPGTRAETPMKRNESESDSLDPPQPGARSPSAPTQDSRGSSSSSVCSQQRLSVSPLGSAGIPTAAQLTKTNAPVHIDVGGHMYTSSLATLTKYPGSRIGRLFDGTEPIVLDSLKQHYFIDRDGPMFRFILNFLRTAKLLIPDDFKEYSLLYEEASFFQLTPLQAALERWRMEQDCAGVSPQCECVVIHVAPELGERISVSARRATIEEVFPEVRDAMSSSGNTSWSQESTHIARFPLNGYCHLNSVQVLERLQQRGFWITGSCGGGVDSSQFSEYILRREGQGSRHPPNLIQIKHELTD; encoded by the exons ATGAGCTGCCCCGAGAGGAGCAGGGAAGAGGAATATGAGGAGGGAGATGAAGATGAGATACAGGAGGTCCAGATCACCGGGGAGGAAGAGGACGAGGAGTCCGACAGAGATGGTGTGGAGCTGGAGTGGGAGTCTGGGGACACAGTGCTGCTGGACTCCAGCGGTTCTAGCGCGGAGATACAGGCAGTCGTTATGCGGAGTATGGACCGAGGAGAGGATGAGGGGGAGGCGGACCCTTTCAGCAGCAGCATGCCCGCTGGGCTGGAGGCTCACCTAGAGGGAGACATTCAGCGGACAGAGCGGAACAGGCTGAGTGAGAACACGCGTCTGGCCACCCGGTATGCGGTGAGGATCTTTCGGGAGTACCTGAGTGAGAAAGCCCAAAGTCCAGACTTTGAAACTCTGGATAAGGAGTCGCTGTGCGCGGTTCTGCGCTCCTTTTACGCGGGGGCGCGCTCCAAAAGTGGACAGTTGTACAGCAAGTCGTCCCTCATCAGCATCCGGAGCTCCCTGAACCGGTACCTGAACGAGCCACCCTACTGCCGCACATTGGACCTCACCAAGGACCCCGAGCTGCGCAGCGCCAACCTGACCCTGGCCGCGGTCATCCGGCGGCTGGAGGAGCAGGGCGCCGGTCCCGTGGTGCAGAAACAAGCCATCACGCGATCGGACCTGCGGAAACTGTACGACTCCTCCGTGTTCAACACCGACACACCTTTCGGGCTGCTCAACAAAGTCTGGTTCGAGACCTGCATGTATTTCTGCACCCGGGGCCGGGAGAACCAGCGGGAGTTGGAGGAGGACTCGTTCGGTCTGGCGGTGGATGAGGACGGGAGGAAGTTTGTGTATTTTAAAGCTCTCGGGCCGTACCACAAGTCCCGCTCCGCCGCCTGGACCAGGAAGCGTCCGGACTCAGACGAGGACACTCTGCCCCGGATGTACGAGACCGGCTCGGAGCAGTGTCCGTACGCCAGCTTCGTCCGGTACGTGTCCAAGCGGAACCCGCTGTGCAGGGCGTACTTCCAGCGGCCCCGGGACCACTGCTGCGCGAGTGACATGACGTGGTATGAGAACAAAGCTATCGGTAAGAACTTGTTGGGCACAAGGATGCAGATGATGTCGCGCGCCGCCAAACTCTCAAAGACCTACACCAACCACTGCATCGGCGCCGTCTCCATAGCAACGCTGAACAGCATCGTTGGCGCCACGAGCTCCAGGCCGACGACGACGCTTTACGTTGCCTCGGAAACGGTCAACGGTCACGCGCAGTCCGACATCCAGCTCGTGATCCCGTACCTCCGCCTGGTGACTGACTGTGAAGATGTGAAGCCGCTTAGTGGGGCAGGTGCAACGATAAACACATCAAACACGATGGATAGGGTCCGCGAGGAGGACTCGGGGGCTCCACACGCCAAGAGGCTGTGCGTGCGCCCCGGGACTCGTGCGGAGACGCCGATGAAGAGGAATGAGAGTGAGTCGGATTCCCTTGATCCTCCGCAGCCCGGTGCGCGGTCCCCCTCGGCGCCCACACAG GACAGccgtggcagcagcagcagcagtgtgtgCAGTCAGCAGCGGCTCTCCGTGTCTCCTCTTGGCTCAGCCGGCATCCCCACAGCAGCCCAGCTCACCAAAACAAACGCACCTGTCCACATCGATGTGGGGGGACACATGTACACCAGCAGCCTGGCCACCCTTACAAAGTACCCTGGGTCACG GATCGGGCGTCTGTTTGATGGCACGGAGCCCATAGTGTTGGACAGTCTGAAGCAGCACTACTTCATCGACCGGGACGGCCCCATGTTCCGCTTCATCCTCAACTTCCTCCGGACCGCAAAACTCCTCATCCCTGATGACTTCAAA gaaTACTCACTGCTTTATGAAGAGGCCAGCTTCTTCCAGCTGACTCCTCTGCAGGCTGCTCTGGAGCGCTGGAGGATGGAGCAGGACTGTGCGGGTGTGTCCCcgcagtgtgagtgtgtggtgaTTCATGTGGCTCCAGAGCTCGGTGAGAGGATCAGCGTGAGTGCCCGCCGTGCCACCATCGAGGAGGTCTTTCCTGAAGTCAGAGACGCCATGTCCAGTTCCGGAAACACCAGCTGGAGCCAGGAGTCCACACACATCGCTCGCTTCCCACTCAACGGATACTGCCACCTCAACTCTGTCCAG